TagacttaaatgaacatcctgagCCAAAATAACAACCAGTAGTCATATATGCCAAGGAAAACCTTGCATCTTCCCTATCCTAATGTTTGATTGAACAACAAATCATTTGATTTTTTCTGATTGTCATATTTGCAGATTTGGATAAAGTTAAGGCGTGGTAAGACAGGTGTTTAGGTCAATGTTGAGAATTTTGTTGAATTTTGTCTCcaagtgttcattttttttttatgcaacATTAGTTGCTGCATACGTAAACTAGAAAGCTTTATTTGAACATGTAGATGGATGTTTAGTAGCTAGATGAGGCTTGATCTCCTTTACCACCCCTACCTTTGCTTAAAAAGGACGAACCCAACCCgttaggttgtaatttaacATATACTGggtacagggttcccacgggtccttgaaagttttGAATCTGGGGGGacaaattcaaggccctgggaagtttttgaaaatatacataaatagatacaggtcattgaaagtggttgaatctattttatgcaagagttttctggaaaaaaatccatattccctgtgtagtgtaggataatatcataaaaattctagactttttaagcacacgtgctaaactgttcgctttaaatgcttatatattctgtatgcgaatgttgattcataccaaaatgcttttttcatagttgtgtttgacatgaaaacgtctcgggttgcgaatgtaactgttgttctttgataagggaatgagacgctgtgtctcccttgccatacttccttgTGTCCCCAAattgtcaccgcagtgacgcagtgcAAGTTCCCTCAatagggaactgtaacaatgtatcttaacaATGCTCTCACTTGCAATGTCTCCCCACAtgtagtccttgaatttgagggtattggacctggaaagtccttgaatttgaagttaactagcttaacttattaaatattaatattttctgGGTTCATTTAACCCAACGCCTGGGTTCGTTTTTGATCCAATGTCGGGGTGGAAAAACCTGTCATTGAGAGATGGTAATGTAAAGTTTTCATATAAGAGACGACAATAAGTGAGCTACATGgtttttattggtttaaaatATCACGTTACACTTATGGGAGTGATgttatttgattaaaaaaatctgtacaAAAAACTTGCATACAAAAGTCATATTACATGAAGACATTAGAGATGAATATGCATGGCTTTTTTGGGAATGTCTTTTCAAATCCCTATACGTAACATGCAAGACATATTTACAATTTAGCCCTGAAGTACAGCCATATTAATTAATATGCATATATACTGTACAAAAATGTGACTAGATGGAGAACTTGATGCTTGTGAATGCTACAAGATGTTTTAAACTTTATGACTAGAACTCATGTTGGATATGATTTCCCTAAAAGTTGTAGTTTTATCAAAtcgccaccaaacactttcagtTTTACGCTTGATTCTCTTTGACAAGCTTATGAAACCCGGGGACAGTACGAATGCCATACACTCTGAGTTAAGGCTTTGCGATCTTCTGTTCAGTAATACGAGTTCAAATGAGAGTGCGTGCTGGGATGTCGTGGCATGGGTGAGCTGGGATACACCACGCTTGTCGCGGAATTCCAGTAGGTGGCAGGAGGCGTGAAAAAATTTGCAGAAGAAACTGGCATAGGGGTTGAATGAGTGCCCATAAAGTTCATTTTGGGCTGGTGACTGTGGTAGGTCTGCATGTAGGGAACTTCGGCCTGGTATTTCAGCACGCCACCGTCTGGCGGGTGGTTTTGGTGAGCTTGGGAAATGCCTTGGAAATCGAATTTGTACGCGTAGCGCTTGCCGTGCACTTTGGTCATGATGTTCTTGTCGTAGTAGTAGCGAAGGGCACGACTGAGCTTGTCGTAGTTCATGTTAGGCTTGCTTTTTCTCTCCCCCCAGCGCTTGGCCACCTCGTCTGGGTCGGTCATCTTGAATTCACCGTTGGTTCCCTCCCATGTAATGATGGTGGAGTTATTACTGTCAGACAGAAGCTCCAGCAAGAACTGCCACAGCTGGATCTGACCAGAGCCTGTGGAAAGCAAATAAAAAGTTCAAAACAAAAGGTTTTAAAATGAGGAACAGATACTGTTATGTAATTGACTGTTGTGGATGAAACGTCTCATAGTTATATGTCCAAATGTGACCTTTTTACTGTGTGTTCAAAGAAACAGAATGTGGGTCGGTCAGACACCTACCCACAGTCCTGTCAGTGCTGGGGACGttgttacaattttgtttgGACGATCGGACCTTGGTGTGGAACGGTTTCGTTTCTGTGTGGAGAAGGTCGGGCAAACAGTCACGGCCTTGGACCTTAatatttttggacatttttgcCTAAACTAAAGTTAGTAATATACCACTTGTCTCAATCGTATAGTTTAAGTAAGAAGTGCACTGCGCTCAAACTGtatttgaatattttttacCCGCTTTAAAAAGGCCACATTTGTTGAACATTTGacactaaaatatttttactacaatacttttaaaatgttaaaaacttaCCTGGGTTTGCAAGGCGGCTGCTGATGGGACCTAATGCTTGGTAGGGATCTACAAAAAtggaaaatataaaatattgatTAGATGTTTCGTGATGGCTAAAGATGCATTAAGTACTgaattaaaagatgaacattaACCTGGAGGAGGTCTTTGTGGAGGCTCTGTAATTCTGGTATTGTGCTGATGTTCAACTAGAGAACCGGTAATCAAAAAAAGTTAAGTGTGTGTATaagttaatgtatttattacatgCATGCACACTTGTACGTtgttagaaaaaatgtcaaaaaaaattcccctagctgtcactggtgctgtactctttaaaaaggtcataTGATGTACTATTAGGTACAggtatatatgtatacatttggtatcaatatgtacaGTGGTGTTCAAAAATAGTACATTACACGTTCAATTCCAAATTAAAGCATTAACAAAAATGATTAAGTCTTTCTTGTTTTTTAAAGGGAAGCAAAAAACTACTTTTAAGCTGTTCAAAAAATAGCTGTGTCAACATTTTTCTCTGTAGACACTTAAAACTGAAGAAATTTCTTAAGATTTAACTTCCCTTTAAACTATTAAATTACTAATATTTAATTGCATATCCTTTGTTGTTAATAACTGCTGCTGCTTTTGACAAATTGAGTCAACCAACTTCTGGCATctagaaacgttttttttttttagcccAGGATCCACAGTACCTGTCaagttttgcttcagaaactgCATTTTTAATGTCGCCCCACAAGTTTTCAATGGGGTAGAGATTAGGGGATTgagctggccactccataacctCAATCTTTTTTGTCCAGAACCAAGATTTTGCCCTCTTTCTTGTGTGTTTAGAgttgttgtcttgttgaaacaccTGTTTGAGGGACATTTCCTCTTATGCTAAGGGAAACATAatctttttaaagggacactccactttttctgaaaatgtgctcattttcaactcccctagagtgaaacatttgatttttacagttttggaatccattcagctgatctccgggtctggcagtaccacttttagcatagcttagcacaatccattgaatctgattagactattagcattgcattaaaaaataacaagagttgcgatatttttcctttttttttaaactctactcttctgtagttacattgtgtactaagacggacagaaaattaaaagttgcgattttctaggcagatacggctactaggaactatactctcattctggcgtaataatcgaGGACTTTggtgctgtaacatggctgctggaggcgcaatgatattacacagtgcccgaaagggtactattttcggctgctgcgtaatataaTTGAAAATCGCAACTGTCTGTCTTTGTACACGATGtaacagaagagtcaagttttatataggaaaaatattgaaactctttggttatttttagcacgatgctaatgatctaatcagattcaatggattgtgctaatcTGTGCTAAAAGTTGTAcagccagacctggagatcagctgaatggattccaaaatggtaagtcaaatttttaactctaggcgagctggaaaatgagcatattttcaaaaaaagtggagtgtccctttaagtattcTAATGTATTCAAACTGATCCATGTAAatgataaataggcccaacactatattataaaatatccATATACAATGAACTTTAcagtgtactgtggcttgaattcagtaCCCGGGGTTCACCCAAGCTTCTGTGGATAAACACTAAACCCAAAAATAACTATTTTTCTGTCATCAGGCCACAAAATGTTACTTCATTTTTCTTTGGGCCAGTTGATGtgattctgcacatgcctttatTTCCACAATGGTGCTTTACGGGGGCTTCTTGCAAGAAGCCTAGCTTCAATACAATGTATTCTGACTGTCATGGTACTTACAGATCATTTTAAATGATCTTTGATTCTTCTAGAGGTGATAAAAGGCTAAACCTTTGCCATCCTGACTGTCTGTTTCAACAGTATTTGTTTGTTATCTTCCATGTGCTTTGGGTTTTTGTTACCATTTTAAAGCGTTTGAGATCATTTAAGTTGAGCGTTCTCAACTTGCTCCATTTCTTTATTCGTTTCCCCATTtcaaatcaactttttaatccaACCATGTTCCTCCTCCGAACAATATGAAATGGCCCGTTTTACTAAGAAATTCAGCAGCAGATAGGTTTTATAACAAAGGGTGAATCATTTGCTTCCCCTCTTTCTTAATAAAGGACAAAAAGGAGATTACAAAATTAACtaattttctaattaaacttcacattgctattattttgatcaCGCCAATTTCAATAAATGAGTCTATAACTCCGAAAAAAGTGTTGATATCATTACCAATGGGTCTATTGTTTTTCTACACTACTACATCTGAAAGTAAATAATTTCCAATACAAAAATATTACTATAACAATTGTTTATCAGGTTACTGATGttgcactgctatttttttaacaCCACTGTACTTCTGAGGTATTAATATGAACATTATGAACATTAATATGAGTAAAAAGTTGaattttttgaaagggtacagcccaaGAGACAGCTGGGGtatatattttgacaatttttttctgacagtgtatacaCTACTCTTCAAAGGTTTAGGGTTACATCTCATAGTAAACAGTTTTGAGTCCCCATCCCACAAACAATTTCTTTCAGTATTtggttcaaaacattttaaataccatttaagttttcaaaaaaaaataaaaacttaagtAGACAGTCAGATTTTAATGAATAACATTTTGGAGTCATGTGACCCTAAACTTTAGAATTGGTTTATGTATGTGAAGTATAACTGTGTGACGCTATGCTTTGTAGAGTATCTTTACCTTTTGCAACAGCTGGCAATGCACTTGAGGACCAACTGTTCCTTCTGCTGATCTCCTCAAAGCTGTTTTCTGTAGCAAGGGAGAGTCAGATAAGAATGGTTAACGAAGGGAGATTTTACAGGAAAGGATGCTTTAAAGAGTAGAGAGAAGGCCGTCGAAAAAGGAAGGAAGCCTTGCATTAAAGATCCCCAAGGAGAAACACGGGGCAGAACAAAGCCAAGACCTAAACACTAAGAAGCCCTGAAGATGGCACACAATTCCTCGGGGTAAATGTCCTTTTGTTTTAACCGATTTAACTGCCACAGAATAGTCGATTGTGTCCTAACCTGAGATCTACACCCCTTGCTTCCTGTCCTGATGCAGCTGTTTCCTGTCTGAAAGTGCAACAATTCAAAAACCTTGCAACGCTTGAGCACTGTGCATTAAACAAACATGAGTCCTTATAAGCAACTTTCAACACCAGGCCATGTGATATTTGATGCATAAAAACGTGTATATTTGATGAGAGAGCTTAACATTTTTCCTTAGAAATCTGAATTGAATAATGGATCTTGTTTAGATGTAATAAGCCACAAAAGAAAGTGCTCTGATTTTACCACAGACATAGACACAATGCGGTCCACAGTTAAATGGTGGCTAACCATGGTAGAATCACTATAATGTACAGCTTTTCATAATTTATTgcgtttttctatttttattaaaCTCATAACGGCTTTTTGATTGGTCAAAACTTTGCTATATTCATGGTATAGCACTGTATTTACACTACTGCCCTATAAAGGCAAAAAGCATTAACTTTGTTTTTAGTCGAAAATGagttattgatatttttgggacattagggttagggttagggttaagACCTCTTTTAGCATGTGAATAAGTATCTTGAGtcaatttaattgttttttaagaAGAAAACAACTGCCACTACGAGTCACTAAAAAGTCTAAGCTGAAAGTCATTGTTCTCAGTTCTCGAGTTAAGGTCTTTTTCCTTTGTAGGGCAGACTAGCTCTGCCCACCAATGTGTTGTGTTGGACcactaacatttttaaaagtagcACGGAAATCAACAGTTTAGCTATGACTTGATGGACTGGCTTTTGTTGCGATTAAATCTGCATATTGTTGACCTCGCTCTTCTGCCTTTTCCTATTAAATATCACATCtaaaaagcatttatttttaattaaaataaataaaatgagttttattaagaataaaagtattttttgggtAGGGTTAGGGGTCAATGTAAGGGATGGCTTTTATTCATGCAGCATCCATTTAATatcgtattttccggactataagtcacactttttttatAGTTTCGCTGATCCTGCGACttctagtcaggtgcgacttatacgTCAAAAATATTTcgtatgaaccaagagaaaccattaccgtctacagccacgAGAGTCtgctctatgctgctcctgttTTTATGTATTTCAATGGATtaagtgatgtggaatgacttggggacctttttgaacttaATTTGGGTTATCGTGTTAATTTATTCAGCCTCCCAGGTGTGTTCGATATGCTATTGTGTCCGGTGAATAAATGGTAATGTTACGTTAACATGTAcagacacctattcagcctggtGTTCTGTGTgccattgtttagttgaataactttcctttccagattaaatgtctgttcttcagcttggattttgtgaaatcattttctaaataaacacgtTTAGTCCAGTGTGACGACtttgttttttcctcttcaaaaagcatttttgactgatgcgacttaagCTGCATTTAGACTAGCAGCAGCAGAGCGACtcaatctcattgatttcaatggaagcttggcgacTTCCAGTGACATGAGCGACAATGACCGTTGGCGACTGGATGGGGTgcgagaaatgtttaacttgtGCAAATTATAAGCGACTTTCGGGagtgactaccaatgagaacgaagcaaaggagttcacgtcatccgtctCTCGTCAGGTACTGgagatggtactcatttgtttacgACAACCAGAAATAGAAACCcctcttttgaaagagacgagcgacaAAGTCACTTATAACGTGAACATACTCTGGAGTgacttatagtctggaaaaAATGGTAATTTACATGAATATAATACTAATTTGCACTGTTGGATCCTGTTAATCTTTACAAAAATACTGAGGTCCAAATAGTGGCCGACTTCTGATCGGATGTGATCATCCCTATGCCCTATTCCCTTGAACTTCAACTTTATTTACATAGCACTCATCTTGACCACGGTGCTGAACAATTAGTGTAAATTCAATCACATTGAATAATATAAAATCATAAACAATTAAGGGCACATAGCAAAATAATCTCAGTTAAAGTCCAAGgcaaaaacatttagtttttaaaaatagttttaaaatggATTAAAGCTTTTGATTTGTAAACTGGAGGGAGTTGTGTCTCATAGTATGTCTCTTAAAAATACCCTTTGGGAATAGGGCAATGAAGAAAATGTAATTTTCTCTCTATTTAAAGTGACTGTTGATGCAGCGTCCTCTTCCCGAAGTGCCCTTAAAAAAATACGCAGTTTGGAATTCATCCGGTGTCGCCGATATAAATAGAATCTTATAACTATTTACCCTTACTGCAAATGTaatcattttatatattaaacaaACCATATTTTCATCAACTGTAAATAGCATATCACTAAGAAAATGCTG
Above is a window of Paramisgurnus dabryanus chromosome 13, PD_genome_1.1, whole genome shotgun sequence DNA encoding:
- the fli1rs gene encoding fli-1 proto-oncogene, ETS transcription factor-related sequence isoform X2 — protein: MDCTIKEALSVVSEDQSIFESPFSGPQAMHMKGEIGSPAVFRQGSEENTEPTEPDWTGSATQNPAKREQHINGSSRESPVDCSVTRRTRHMSNSDGGQMAYQASYPEPRTSPQTATPPSSTATEEKRVIVPADPEVWTQDHVRQWVDWAIKEYGLSDVDVSLFQILDGKSLCKMTKEDMMRLTSTYNTEILLSHLNYLRESSPTFSYPTTPTNTQPQPRLQVKAENSFEEISRRNSWSSSALPAVAKVEHQHNTRITEPPQRPPPDPYQALGPISSRLANPGSGQIQLWQFLLELLSDSNNSTIITWEGTNGEFKMTDPDEVAKRWGERKSKPNMNYDKLSRALRYYYDKNIMTKVHGKRYAYKFDFQGISQAHQNHPPDGGVLKYQAEVPYMQTYHSHQPKMNFMGTHSTPMPVSSANFFTPPATYWNSATSVVYPSSPMPRHPSTHSHLNSYY
- the fli1rs gene encoding fli-1 proto-oncogene, ETS transcription factor-related sequence isoform X1, with the protein product MDCTIKEALSVVSEDQSIFESPFSGPQAMHMKGEIGSPAVFRQGSEENTEPTEPDWTGSATQNPAKREQHINGSSRESPVDCSVTRRTRHMSNSDGGQMAYQASYPEPRTSPQTATPPSSTATEEKRVIVPADPEVWTQDHVRQWVDWAIKEYGLSDVDVSLFQILDGKSLCKMTKEDMMRLTSTYNTEILLSHLNYLRESSPTFSYPTTPTNTQPQPRLQVKAENSFEEISRRNSWSSSALPAVAKVEHQHNTRITEPPQRPPPDPYQALGPISSRLANPETKPFHTKVRSSKQNCNNVPSTDRTVGSGQIQLWQFLLELLSDSNNSTIITWEGTNGEFKMTDPDEVAKRWGERKSKPNMNYDKLSRALRYYYDKNIMTKVHGKRYAYKFDFQGISQAHQNHPPDGGVLKYQAEVPYMQTYHSHQPKMNFMGTHSTPMPVSSANFFTPPATYWNSATSVVYPSSPMPRHPSTHSHLNSYY
- the fli1rs gene encoding fli-1 proto-oncogene, ETS transcription factor-related sequence isoform X3 — encoded protein: MHMKGEIGSPAVFRQGSEENTEPTEPDWTGSATQNPAKREQHINGSSRESPVDCSVTRRTRHMSNSDGGQMAYQASYPEPRTSPQTATPPSSTATEEKRVIVPADPEVWTQDHVRQWVDWAIKEYGLSDVDVSLFQILDGKSLCKMTKEDMMRLTSTYNTEILLSHLNYLRESSPTFSYPTTPTNTQPQPRLQVKAENSFEEISRRNSWSSSALPAVAKVEHQHNTRITEPPQRPPPDPYQALGPISSRLANPETKPFHTKVRSSKQNCNNVPSTDRTVGSGQIQLWQFLLELLSDSNNSTIITWEGTNGEFKMTDPDEVAKRWGERKSKPNMNYDKLSRALRYYYDKNIMTKVHGKRYAYKFDFQGISQAHQNHPPDGGVLKYQAEVPYMQTYHSHQPKMNFMGTHSTPMPVSSANFFTPPATYWNSATSVVYPSSPMPRHPSTHSHLNSYY